A genomic stretch from Azotosporobacter soli includes:
- the argJ gene encoding bifunctional glutamate N-acetyltransferase/amino-acid acetyltransferase ArgJ — MQIEDMKIPQGFYGGGVKAGIKKSGKEDVAVLYSKVPANGAAVFTTNTMAAAPVVVSRRVVQNGKVQAIVVNSGCANACTGVQGQVDAQAMAHQTAGLLNVAQDEVIVASTGVIGVPLPMGKISAGIKSAVEKSSADGFEDVKLAMMTTDTFPKTCSVDFTLGGKPVRIAGLAKGSGMIHPNMATMLCFIMTDADIEADVLQTALKHAVDQSFHRITVDGDSSTNDMVAVLANALAGNAAITKAAGEDYGAFLKALTAVCIHLAKLVARDGEGATKFLEITVQGATSEADAHKAAMAIAKSPLVKTAFFGQDPNWGRILCAVGYSEAAADPEKVSLTIGGLPVVKEGQGVADQTGALKDVMAEHDINVVVDLGVGSEAATVWTCDFSYEYVKINGEYHT; from the coding sequence ATGCAAATTGAAGATATGAAAATCCCGCAAGGGTTTTACGGCGGCGGTGTGAAAGCGGGCATTAAGAAAAGCGGCAAGGAAGATGTTGCTGTACTCTACAGTAAAGTTCCGGCGAACGGTGCGGCTGTGTTCACGACGAATACGATGGCGGCGGCTCCGGTCGTTGTTTCCCGCAGAGTCGTACAAAACGGTAAAGTACAGGCCATCGTGGTGAATTCGGGTTGTGCCAATGCCTGCACCGGCGTGCAGGGGCAAGTGGATGCGCAGGCAATGGCGCATCAGACGGCAGGGCTCCTTAATGTAGCGCAGGATGAAGTTATTGTGGCATCGACCGGTGTGATCGGAGTGCCGCTCCCGATGGGCAAAATTAGCGCCGGCATCAAAAGCGCGGTCGAGAAAAGTAGCGCTGACGGGTTTGAAGACGTCAAGCTGGCGATGATGACGACCGATACGTTCCCCAAGACCTGCAGCGTCGACTTCACGCTGGGCGGCAAACCGGTACGGATTGCCGGGTTGGCAAAAGGATCGGGCATGATTCATCCCAATATGGCGACGATGCTCTGCTTTATCATGACGGATGCCGACATTGAGGCAGACGTTTTGCAAACGGCGCTCAAACATGCGGTTGATCAGTCGTTTCACCGCATTACGGTAGACGGCGACAGCAGTACGAACGATATGGTCGCGGTTCTGGCCAATGCTCTGGCAGGAAACGCTGCGATTACGAAAGCTGCGGGCGAAGATTACGGCGCCTTTTTAAAAGCGCTGACTGCCGTATGCATCCACTTGGCAAAACTGGTGGCGCGCGACGGCGAAGGAGCGACCAAGTTTCTTGAAATCACCGTTCAGGGTGCAACGAGTGAAGCGGATGCACACAAGGCGGCGATGGCAATTGCCAAATCACCGCTCGTCAAGACCGCGTTCTTCGGACAGGATCCCAACTGGGGGCGCATTCTCTGCGCAGTCGGTTATTCCGAAGCGGCGGCCGATCCGGAAAAAGTGTCGCTGACGATCGGCGGACTGCCGGTTGTCAAAGAAGGACAGGGCGTCGCCGATCAAACGGGCGCACTGAAAGACGTGATGGCTGAACATGACATCAATGTGGTGGTTGACTTAGGAGTGGGCAGTGAGGCGGCTACCGTCTGGACCTGCGATTTCTCTTATGAATATGTGAAAATCAACGGTGAATATCATACCTAA
- the argC gene encoding N-acetyl-gamma-glutamyl-phosphate reductase, translating into MKVSIIGATGYAGAELIRLVAAHPEAELLHITSESSTGQAIDQLYPHLRGLETKVLGSMNQLEELAQSDLVFIALPHGHAMTSGKALAEAGVKVVDLGADYRFSDEAVYEEWYKVKHTHPASGAVYGLTELNRAKVKDAKIVGNPGCYTTASILALAPLVKAGLVETDSLVIDAKSGVSGAGRGFSMNSHFTETWENFKAYNIAGHRHTPEIEQALSLLAGEALTLTFTPHLVPMSRGILSTCYGKLKNGVTPQQITNAFEEMYAGEYFIRLLGLGGYPATKNVRGSNFCDIGWHLDQRTGRVVVVSAIDNLVKGAAGQAVQNMNVMSGFDEKAGLELVPLYP; encoded by the coding sequence ATGAAGGTCAGTATTATAGGCGCTACCGGTTATGCCGGAGCTGAACTTATCCGTTTGGTTGCCGCCCATCCAGAGGCGGAACTTCTCCATATTACATCGGAAAGCAGTACCGGGCAGGCTATCGATCAGTTGTATCCGCATTTGCGCGGTCTTGAAACTAAGGTGCTCGGCAGTATGAACCAATTGGAAGAACTTGCGCAAAGCGATCTGGTCTTCATCGCGCTGCCGCACGGACATGCAATGACCAGCGGCAAAGCGCTGGCTGAAGCAGGCGTCAAGGTCGTCGACCTGGGAGCGGATTATCGTTTCAGCGACGAAGCGGTATATGAAGAGTGGTATAAGGTAAAGCATACGCATCCCGCTTCCGGTGCGGTATACGGGCTGACCGAACTGAATCGCGCCAAGGTTAAGGATGCCAAAATCGTCGGCAATCCGGGCTGTTATACAACGGCTTCGATTCTGGCGCTTGCGCCGCTTGTGAAGGCGGGACTCGTAGAAACGGACAGTCTGGTCATCGATGCGAAGTCCGGCGTATCCGGCGCGGGACGCGGTTTTAGCATGAACAGTCATTTCACCGAAACCTGGGAAAATTTTAAGGCGTACAATATTGCCGGACACCGGCATACGCCGGAAATCGAACAGGCGCTGTCGCTGCTGGCGGGGGAAGCATTGACGCTTACGTTCACGCCGCATCTGGTGCCGATGAGCCGCGGCATACTCAGCACCTGCTATGGAAAATTGAAAAACGGCGTTACGCCGCAGCAAATCACGAACGCATTCGAAGAGATGTACGCAGGGGAATATTTTATCCGACTGCTTGGGCTCGGCGGCTATCCGGCGACGAAGAATGTCCGAGGCAGTAATTTCTGCGATATCGGCTGGCATCTCGACCAGCGTACCGGGCGGGTCGTCGTCGTATCGGCGATCGATAACCTGGTCAAAGGCGCAGCCGGACAAGCGGTGCAAAATATGAACGTTATGTCCGGATTCGACGAAAAGGCCGGACTGGAACTCGTACCCTTATATCCTTGA
- the argB gene encoding acetylglutamate kinase: MTNPVNKAQVLIETLPYIQKFAGKTVVIKYGGNAMVSEELKHSVIQDIILMQCLGMKPVVVHGGGPEITGYLKKLGKETEFVSGLRVTDAETMNVAEMVLVGKLNSEIVRLFNQNGAKAVGLSGKDGSLIQARKHLAEVHENGKVSKVDIGFVGDVANVQTELIGHLLDKGYIPVIAPVGEGDDYASYNINADYVAGEIAGALKAEKLLLLTDVEGIYTDYQDKSSFISTLTVGQAKKMIAGGSIAGGMIPKVEACLRALSGGAKKTHIIDGRQSHSLLLEVFTTEGIGTEVVG, from the coding sequence ATGACGAATCCAGTCAACAAAGCGCAAGTGTTAATTGAGACGTTGCCGTACATTCAAAAATTTGCCGGTAAGACCGTAGTGATAAAATATGGCGGCAATGCGATGGTCAGCGAAGAATTGAAACACAGCGTGATTCAGGATATCATCCTGATGCAGTGCCTGGGCATGAAACCGGTTGTCGTGCATGGCGGCGGGCCGGAAATCACCGGCTATTTGAAAAAGCTGGGCAAAGAAACCGAGTTTGTCAGCGGTTTGCGTGTCACCGACGCCGAAACGATGAATGTCGCAGAAATGGTGCTGGTCGGCAAGCTGAACAGCGAAATCGTCCGTCTTTTCAACCAAAACGGCGCCAAGGCGGTGGGATTGAGCGGCAAGGACGGCAGCCTGATTCAGGCGCGCAAACATTTGGCCGAGGTGCATGAAAACGGCAAGGTCAGCAAAGTAGATATCGGCTTTGTCGGTGACGTGGCCAATGTGCAAACCGAACTGATCGGTCATCTGCTTGACAAAGGATATATCCCGGTCATTGCGCCGGTTGGAGAGGGCGACGACTACGCCAGCTACAACATCAACGCCGATTACGTCGCAGGCGAGATCGCCGGTGCGTTGAAGGCGGAGAAATTGCTGCTCTTGACCGACGTCGAAGGCATCTATACCGATTATCAGGACAAGTCGAGCTTTATCTCGACGCTGACGGTCGGACAGGCGAAAAAAATGATCGCAGGCGGTTCGATCGCCGGCGGCATGATTCCGAAAGTCGAAGCCTGCCTGCGGGCGCTCTCCGGCGGCGCGAAAAAGACGCACATCATTGACGGCCGCCAATCCCACTCTCTGCTGCTCGAAGTCTTCACGACAGAGGGCATCGGCACCGAAGTGGTCGGGTAA